The Metabacillus litoralis genome contains a region encoding:
- a CDS encoding YaaL family protein → MLFRRKGWLRNQYDQQLIQNLLLKKKEWNRQKQLIDKSVEPSPEVLYELKVAEAKYFFLLKEAKNRNIKIGKL, encoded by the coding sequence ATGCTTTTTCGCCGTAAAGGATGGCTGAGAAATCAATATGATCAACAACTGATTCAAAACTTACTTCTGAAGAAGAAAGAGTGGAATCGACAAAAGCAACTGATTGATAAAAGTGTTGAACCTTCTCCTGAGGTACTCTATGAATTAAAAGTAGCAGAAGCGAAATACTTCTTTTTATTAAAGGAAGCAAAAAACCGAAACATTAAAATTGGCAAGCTATAG
- a CDS encoding pro-sigmaK processing inhibitor BofA family protein — MDPIIVFSILGGLVLILLFVGAPIKPIQWIGQLFVKVIVGALLLFFVNAFGTSIDLHIPINLITSSISGILGIPGLAALIVIKTFIIA; from the coding sequence ATGGATCCTATTATAGTTTTTTCTATATTGGGTGGACTTGTACTGATTCTATTGTTTGTCGGAGCACCGATTAAACCAATTCAATGGATCGGTCAACTGTTTGTAAAGGTTATAGTTGGAGCGCTATTATTATTTTTTGTAAATGCATTTGGTACAAGCATAGATTTACATATTCCAATTAATCTAATAACATCAAGTATCTCTGGGATATTGGGAATCCCCGGGTTAGCAGCACTAATTGTTATAAAAACATTTATTATTGCTTAA